The Acidobacteriaceae bacterium nucleotide sequence GTGGCTCCGGGGCGCAAGGCTTCTGGGGAGATGTTTCGCTATGAACGCCTCAAGCTGATCACGGAAGTGCAGGTGGAAGGCAAGCCTGTTCTCTGCGACCGCCTGCTGCTTGAGCCGCGACGCTGGACCGTGAACTCTCCCGGGCGCCTCGGCACAAACGCTGGCTATCTTGTAACGTTTCTCGCCGTTCAGGCAGGAGCAAACAGTCTGGCCTTGCGGGAGTTGGAAGCAAGCTTGATGGAGATGCTCGCGCGATACTCACAACCCAATAGCGAGAGCTTGTGGGGGGCATCGGTCTTGCCTGCTCACGGCTTGATGGTGCGAGGCGTCGTCTCGTCTTCGCTTGAGATTTCATCGGTCCTGCACGCGGTATGGGCGCACTGCAAACAGCAGTTGATGGGCAGGCCCGCTCTTCCTCCACGCAAGATTTATTAGGTACGGAAAGGACGTTATGCACCTTACCCCACGAGAGCAGGAGCGGCTGATTCTTCACACGGCCGCAGACGTTGCGCATCGCAGAAAAGATCGAGGCTTGAAGCTGAACTACCCCGAGGCCGTGGCTCTTCTCTCCGCAGCGGTGATGGAGTCGGCGAGAGATGGCATGAGCGTTGCCGAACTGATGGTGCACGGCACAACCTTGCTCACCAGCGATGACGTGATGGAAGGCGTCGCATCCATGCTGCATGAGCTGCAGATGGAAGCCACCTTCCCCGACGGCACCAAGCTCGTCACGCTGCATGATCCTATTCGCGTGCTGCCCGATGCCGCTATCGGCATCATCCCCGGAGAGTACCTCTTGAACGACGACGAGGTTCTCCTCAACGAGGGGCGAAAGACGGCCACGATAGAGGTAAGCAATACAGGGGACCGGCCAATTCAGGTCGGTAGCCACTTCCACTTCTACGAGGTCAACGCGGCGTTGTTGTTTGAGCGCGAGTTGGCTTACGGAATGCGCCTCGATACGCCCTCCGGACTCTCCGTGAGATTTGAGCCCGGAGATGTGAAGCAGGTGCAGCTCGTAGAGCTTGGTGGCCGACGCCGTGTCTACGGGCATCGCGGCATGGTGGATGGAGAGCTTGATCAGCGCAACGCAAAGGGGAACGCATGAGCCAGAGAATCTCAAGGCAGATGTACGCCGACCTGTATGGTCCAACAACCGGCGACCGCGTTCGATTGGCCGACACCGAACTCATCCTCGAAGTGGAGAAGGACTTCACCGTCTATGGCGATGAAGTCGTCTTCGGCGGTGGCAAGACGATCCGCGATGGCATGGGGCAGAGCTCCGACGCCACACGCAAAGGTAACCACGGTGTTCTCGATCTGGTGATCACCAACGCGCTCATCGTGGACCACTGGGGCATCGTGAAGGGCGACATTGGCATTCGCGATGGGAGGATCGTAAAGGTGGGCAAGGCCGGGAATCCAGACACGATGGATGGCGTTGACCCCGAGCTTGTGATCGGCGCGTCAACAGAGGTGATCGCCGGCGAGAATCACATCCTGACCGCTGGTGCCATTGATAGCCACATTCACTTCATCGCTCCTCAGCAGATCTATGAAGCGCTCTCCAACGGCGTCACAACGATGCTTGGCGGAGGCACCGGCCCGGCGACCGGAACCTGCGCCACGACCTGCACACCGGGTGAGTGGAACCTCGCTCGCATGTTTGAAGCGGCAGAAGCGTGGCCCATGAACCTCGGCTTCCTGGGCAAAGGAAACGCAGGCAGAACCGGGCCGCTGGAAGAGCAGATTATCGCCGGAGCCTGTGGTCTGAAGCTGCATGAAGACTGGGGATCAACACCCGCCGCGATCGACGCCTGCCTGCGTGTCGCCGATGAGTTTGACGTTCAGGTGGCGATTCACACCGACACGATCAACGAAGCTGGCTTCGTGGAAGATACGATCGCCGCGATCAACGGTCGTACGATCCACACGTATCACACCGAAGGCGCGGGCGGTGGGCATGCCCCGGACATTATCCGCATCGCTGCCCTCAAGAACGTTCTGCCCTCGTCTACCAATCCCACGCGGCCGTTTACGAAGAACACCATCGCCGAGCATCTCGACATGCTGATGGTCTGCCATCACCTCAACCCTCTGGTGCCTGAAGATGTTGCCTTTGCGGAAAGCCGCATTCGTCCGGAGACGATTGCAGCCGAGGACATCCTGCACGACCTCGGCGTTTTTTCGATGATCTCCAGTGACTCGCAGGCGATGGGCCGCGTGGGGGAGGTGGTGCTGCGTACGTGGCAGACCGCTCACAAGATGAAGCTGCAGCGCGGCGCTCTGACCGGCGATAGCTCACGAAACGACAACGCACGAATCAAGCGCTATGTGGCCAAGTACACGATCAACCCGGCGTTAGCCCACGGCATCGCTGATGTCGTGGGTTCAATTGAGCCCGGTAAGATGGCCGATCTCGTCCTCTGGAAGCCTGCCTTCTTCGGCGTCAAGCCGGAGATCATTCTCAAAGGTGGCTCCATCGCATGGAGCGTGATGGGCGATGCAAACGCCTCCATCCCGACTCCACAACCGGTGATCTATCGACCGATGTTTGGCTCCTTCGGTAACGTCCCTGCGTCGTCGAGTCTTCTCTTCACTTCCTCCGCTGCCATTCAGGCAGGCACGTTTGACTCGTTAGGGCTCCGCAAGCGACAGGTTGCGGTGAAGGGATGCCGGTCTGTTACCAAGGCGGATCTCATTCACAACTTCGCAACGCCTCACATTGAGGTGAACCCCGAGACCTACGAGGTCCGTGCCGACGGCGAACTTCTCACCTGTGAGCCACTCGCGGTGCTGCCTATGGCGCAGCGTTACTTCCTCTTCTAGCCCCTCTAGCAACGGAGATCGATATGAGTATGTTGAAGCAAAGAGCATTTCGAATTGGCATCGCCGGACCGGTCGGTTCCGGCAAGACAGCACTCGTTGACGCGTTGAGCCGGAAGCTTCGCGACGAGATCAACCTTGCCGTCGTGACCAACGATATTTACACGATGGAAGACGCACAGTTTCTGATGCGGCAGGGCACGCTTGATGTCTCTCGCATTCGCGGTGTGGAGACGGGCGGATGTCCGCACGCCGCCATCCGCGAAGACGCTTCCATGAACCTTGAGGCGATTGAAGACCTTGAGCGGGAGCATGAAGGCCTTGAGCTGATTCTCGTGGAGAGTGGCGGGGACAACCTCTCCGCTGCCTTCAGTCCAGAGCTTGTCGATGAGTGGATCTATGTGATCGATGTCGCGGGCGGCGACAAAATTCCCCGCAAAGGTGGTCCTGGAGTCACGCGTTCTTCTTTGCTGGTCATCAACAAGATTGACCTGGCAGAGATGGTCGGTTCCTCGCTCGAAGTCATGGATCGCGACTCAAAGAAGATGCGTGGCGACAGACCGTTTCTATTCACTGATCTCAAAAGTGGCAACGGACTCAGCAACGTTATTGCGTGGATCAAAGAACAGCTTGCCAGCCCCTCACGCCGCGAGCTTGGCACTATCGAAATGCCCGGAGGCCTCACCCTGGGAGGTCACAGCCACTCACAGGGGGAGTTGGATGAGTGGGGCAGGATGCACACACACACGGGTGGCCTAACGCACGGTCATACTCTGCACTACGGCAGCGTCTCGCGCCCACAGGCGGAGGACGTGAAGAAGACGTAGCCGTGCTACTGCTTTGGCTGGATAGACATAGCGTCCACCAGTTCGTCGCGCCGTGCGTGGAACTCAACGCGCGGTCCCGAAGCGTAGAAGTCCGGCTGGAAGTAGAGGAAGATCCACGGGGCCTCGTTGCGGAAAACCTCCAGCATGTTGTTGATGATGGCTGTCTCCTGCGCCGCATCGCGGACGCCTTGCAGATCGTGCAGATCGTTGCGCCATGCCTGGCTGTCCCACTCGCCGGTATTGGTGTTGGCAAGCTTCGTCGGGAAGAGCGAAAGGTCGAAGAGGGAACTCCACAACGCCCCACCGTTGCCGGAGAGAAAGAGTTCACCTACCTCATGCTGTCGTGCGCGCGGAGAAAAAACACTGTTGAAGTCCATCGCCTCCACGGTAGTCGCAACACCGATGTCCCCCAGGTACTGCGCGACGGCTTGCGCTACGTTGACATCTTCGAGGTACCGCGAGCGAGGCCCTTGCAGCGTCAGATGAAAGCGAACTCCGTCCGCCTTGCGTGGATACCCTGCAGCATCCAGCAGACGCTCCGCCTGGTCCGGATTATAGGGATATGGTGCGACGTGCGAGTGCTCTTGCTGCACCGGACTCGTCATGCGTTGGCACGGGTGTTGGAGCAACTGCGAGCAGATGGTCGGCACATCGATGGCGTACTCAAGAGCTTGCCTGACGGCCTTGTGCTGAATCGCCGCACCGCCATCAGTGTGCGCAAACTTTGGCGAAAGGTTGAAGCCAACGAAGATGCGACGCGTCCCATTCACTGCTTGAACATGCGCGGCACCGGACGTGTCGATCGCCGCAACCTGGTCCGGCGGAACGTTAGAAATTACATCCACATTGCCCGCCAGCAACTCTGCGACACGCGTGCTGGCCTCTGGAATAATGCGGAAGATAACTCGCGAGAAGGGCGCTTTGGTCAGCGTGTACTCCGGGTTTCTCTCCAGAACAATGCGGTCGTCATGCGCCCAGTCAGCAAGCCTGTACGGGCCGGTGGAGAAAGCGTGTGCCGCTGCTGCGGCAGGCGCCAGATGCTCGTAACTCCTACGGCACAGCATGTACGCCTGCGACAGCATACCGGGCACCTGCGAGGAGTAGGCTTGCACGCGAACGGTGGCGTCCGAATCATCGTTCGCCCAGGCCTTCTCAAAGCCAATCGCCGAGTAGACAAACGCTGGCAGGTTGCCGTAAAAACCGTTCTGTTGATTAGCCGCTCGGTTCAGCGTGTACACCACGTCCTGCGCAGTGAAGGGAGAACCATCGTCGCAGCGCAGATCTGGCCGCAGGTGAAACGTAATCTCATTGCCCGCGGTGTTCCACGTATAGCTAGAAGCCATCGAAGGCACGACGGAGCCATCGGCGGTAATCGTGAGCAGCCTTCCCCAGAGCAGGTTGGCAATATTCACGGACGAAGCAGAGTTCAGGTTGTCGGGCTCCATCGACTCCATGTCAGACGACTGCGCGATCACCAACGTGTCTGCATTGGACGGGCCGCTCGTGGGGTGTTTGCGGTGCGTCCTGACGTGGACCCAGAGGACAAGAAGCAAGAGAAACAAAAGGGCCGCAGAGGCCTTGAACAAAATGCGTCGATACATGGCGGCAGTCCTGACTGTTCGCGTGAATCCGTTCTATCGAGCATAGCAATGCTTTTCGTTGAGAGAGAAAGCATGCCACCTCTACGGTGGTGTTCGTTGAAAATAAGAAGCATGTCTGGAACGTTGCTGCAGGGAGCCGCATGAACAAATTATTCCGGGAAATGTCCAGCAACCTTCGCGCGAGAATCATCGCCATTTATGGCGTGCTGATTCTCTTCAACGTTGCGGCATGGCTCTGGGCGGTTCTGGCCTTTCGACATCATCCCGTTTTGCTTGGCACCGCGTTCCTCGCGTATAGCTTCGGTCTGCGCCACGCGGTGGATGCAGACCATATTGCTGCGATAGACAATGTGACCCGCAAGCTTATGCAGGAGGGCAAGCGACCCGTTGCTGTAGGCTTCATGTTCTCGCTCGGCCATTCGACCATCGTCGTGATCGGCTCTGTTCTTATCGCGTCGAGTACGCTCATGCTGCAGGGCAGGCTTGCATCATTTCGCAATATCGGCGGCATTGTCGGAACGGCCGTTTCCATGCTCTTCCTTTTCGGCATCGCCTTCATCAACCTGGGCGTCTTCCGCTCGGTCTACAAGGCCTTCGTCCAGGTACACAACGGCGCTCCATACGTCGAAGAAGATATGGGCACACTGCTTGCCGGTGGAGGCTTCTTTGCACGCCTGCTGCGCCCTGTCTTTGGCATGATCCAGCAAAGCTGGCACATGTATCCGCTCGGCCTGCTCTTCGGTCTTGGCTTTGATACAGCGACCGAGATCGGCTTACTCAGCATCTCTGCAGCCGAGGTCGCCAAGGGGCTTCCTCTTTCCTCTGCGCTTATCTTTCCCGCGCTCTTTGCTGCGGGCATGTCCCTCATCGATACCACTGACAACATCCTGATGATCGGGGCTTATGGCTGGGCCTTCGTGAAGCCGGTGCGAAAGCTTTACTACAACATGACGATCACTCTCGTCTCCGTCGTGGTTGCGCTTGTGGTCGGTGGCATCGAAGGCGCCGGCCTGCTCGCCGACCAGTTCCAACTCCGTGGCAACTTCTGGGACGTGGCAAGAAAGCTCAACGAGAATCTCGGCAAACTGGGCTACTGCATCATCGCCTTGTTCGTGCTCAGCTGGATCTTTTCTGCGGTCTTCTACCGCTGGCTCCGCTTCGACGAGATAGGCGACAGCAAAAGCGGTACCGCGGCTGGCTAACGCAAAGGCTGAATCGCTATGGCTACTGTCTGTAGCGGAAGCGCCATGAGCGACGCTAATCCTTAGTGGAATACGGAGCCTAACCTGCAATCCATCCTGTGGGCGATTGTGCGCTTCGATGATTAAGAAAATGTCGGTAGCATCGCTTCCGGAACACCCGGACCATGGTCGAGGATGTCCCGAATCACCTTTCGAGCGCTCAGGTCCACCATGCACTCCACCTGGATGGTAGAGCCCATAGGAGCATAACGAATCGCGTTACGCAACACAATCTCAATAGCGCGGCGAGGCACGTCGGGATAAGCGAACAGGGTGAGGTCCTGCCGTTCTCCGACGATGCTGCTACCAGCACCGGAGGCCTCGAAATTTGCATCCTCAATGATGCTTTCGCACAGGACTTTGATCGAGACTGGCGCAAAGGTCTCGGCGTGCATTTTGCCCCCTTCCAGCGCTGCAAGCGGGAGCGTTTGCAACGTTGTGTGGAACCCGCTCAATTCTTGCTGCTCGTAAATATTGACGGCAGAGGTCAGCGAATCGTTTAGAACCTCGGGTTGTATGTTGGCTTCCAGGTCGCGGAAAGGACCACGGAACCAACTCGCTGACAAAGGGCATGAAGGCAATCATGAAGATCGTGGCTGCCCAGAAGCTCAGAAACAGCCGAGGGGAACAGCAGATGTTTTCGTTGATCTCAGAAAGCCGCAGGGGCTACTTCGGCTGGCGTCTATCGAATCTGTGCAGAACGAAGGAAGCTGAAGCTGCCGGTAGCGTCAGGCGCAATGCCTGTGACCCGCGAAGTATGCAGCACTTCGTTGTTCGGATACCAAAGCGGGATCGAGGGCAGATCGACCGCCAGAATCTTCTGAATCTCCACATACGCCGCGCGACGTTCGGCCTCATCGCTGGTCGCTGCAGCCTGTGCCAGTAGGGCATCGATACGCGGATTGCGGTAGTGTCCACGATTGCCACCCTTCGGTGGGAAACTTGCCGACGAGTACGCATAGCGGAAGATATCCGGATCGAGGTTCGAAGCGCCGGTCCAGCGCAGGATGTACATCTGAAACGCACCGTGCGTGATGTCGGCGTAGAAGGTTCCGAACTCTGCGGGGCGAATCGCAAGCTCGATCCCTGCCGCTCGGAGTTGCTGCTGCACAGCCTGCGCGAGCAGCCTCGTAGTCTCGTCGGTAGAAGTCTTCAGCGTAAAGCGCAGACGGATTCCATCCGCATCAGGCTTGAGCCCTGCTGCATCGAGCAACGCGATGGCCTCCGTGACGGAGTGCGGATACTGCGCCAGCTCCGCATCGGTTGCTCTAGCCCAATGCCCGGGCGGCAGCAGCGAGCTGGCTTCGTGCGCTTGCCCACGCCACAGGGCCGCGATCAGCGCAGGCCGATCTATGGCAAAGGCAATCGCCTGGCGCACACGCGGATCACGCAGCGCAGGGTCGGCAACGTTGAACTGCGCGTAGAGAACTGTGGTCGAAGGTGAGGTTTCAATATGGACGCCAGGCGTTCCGTGCAACGCGTGGACCTCGTCCAGCGTGATGGCATTGGACTCGACATCGCCTGAGCCTTTCTTCAGCTCAAGCGCAGTGGTGATGCTATCAGGAGTGACCTCGAAACGTACGCGCGGGATCTTCGGCGCACCGTTCCAGTAGGCCTTATTTCGTTCGAGCACCACATCTTTGTCTTGCGTCTGCGAGACAAAACGAAACGGCCCCGTGCCATCAGGATGCAGCCCTTCATCCTTGCCTGCACCTTGCCTCACCACACCAAAGAGCCCATCCGAAAGATTGAAGAGCAAGCTTGCATCGGGCTGGCTGGTATGGAGAACGAGCGTCAACGCATCCGGCGTTTCGATGCTCGCGATGTTGGCAAACGCACTCGCCTTGGAGCTGATAAGTGTGCCATTGATCAGCGAACGAATCGTCCAGGCCACATCGGCAGAGGTAAGCGGAGAGCCGTCGTGAAAGCGTACGCCACGACGAAGATGAAAGCGCCAGGTCAGCGCATCAGGATGCTCCCAGCTTGTGGCCAGCCACGGCTGGAGCTTGAAGCTGGCATCGCGATGCACCAGCGGATCATAGATCAGTGCGCCGATGCGCTCAGACTGCGCATCCGTACCCTGCCGCAGGTCGAGATTGTTCGGCGAAGACTCGATGAGGAAACGCAGTGTTGTCGGCTCACGCTGCACGCGTTCGCAGGCCGTTGTGCTGAATGCGAATGCTGTGAGGACGCACGCCGCAAGAAGACCTTTGGCTAAACATTGGAACGTGCGCACCCTGCGTTCAACCCGCATAGCTTACCTTGCCGAGAATCGCGGAACGTTTGGCCCCTGTGGCCGAAGGAACATTCGCCGGCAGGCCATGCCACGTCAGCCAGCCGAGCAGCGCGAACGCAGCGGCTTCCTTCGCTTCGATAGGCAGCCCCAAGGCTTCGGTCGTCGTAACCTTGACGCCGGACTGCGCAAAGCCTTCGCTCAGCTGGCGCATCAAGGTGCGGTTGTGAGCGCCTCCGCCTGCAACCAGAAGCTCGGTCGCGAGCGCCTGCGGAGCGCGTTGGCCGAGATGTGGCCACACAAAACGCGCGTAGGCATCAAGCACGGTGCGCGACGTGAACGCCGTAGCCGTTGCGACCGCATCCGCTGCGTTGCTGTCCGCGAGTCGCGGCGTCTTCAGGAACTTCTCCACAAACGCTTTGCCGAACTGCTCGCGCCCGCAGGACTTCGGCGGGTCTGCGGAGAAGTAGGGCAGTGCGAGCAGCGGCTCCAGAGCCGAATCAACAACGCTGCCCTTCGCCGCAAGCGCACCATTGCGGTCGAATGCTTTGCCCGTGAAGTGCTGCATCAGCGCGTCAACAATCATGTTCGCCGGGCCGGTGTCGAAGGCGAGCACGCTGTCGATGTCGCCCCCTGCGGGGATCGCCGTAAGGTTCGCAATGCCTCCAAGATTGAGCAGAATGCGATTGCGCGTCGCGTGGCGAAAGAGCGCGTAGTCGAGCATCGGCACCAGCGGCGCACCCTGGCCACCGGCTGCAAGATCGGCCGGTCGAAAGTCTGAAATCACCGGAACGCCCAGCGCTTCCGCCAGCACCGACGCTTCGCCTAGTTGCCACGTCGAGCGCGTTGCCGCACCGAGAAACGTGGTTGCCGTCGGTTGGTGATACAGCGTCTGTCCGTGCATCGCAACCAGATCCGCACGCATCTTCGTCGCTTCGAGCGTCTTCCGTACAGCCTCGGCGTAAAGCGCCCCGAGCCGCCAGTTCAACTGCGAAAGCTCCGCGACCGAGATGTCCTTTGCGTCCATCGCCGCCAGCACTGCGGCACGAACCTTCGTGGTGTAAGGGAAGGAGCGATGCGCCAACAGCTTCAGCTTCGGTGGCTCGGCCGTCGAGCCCAGACGCGAAGGAGTGATACGGCACAGAGCGACGTCCATGCCGTCCGCGCTCGTCCCGCTCATGATGCCTGCGACGACGAGGCCCTTCGGCTTTGGGTACTCGCGCTTCATGCGCTGCCCTTCAACTCATGCTGCAACTCCGCCAGCAAGGTCAGCGCCTCGCGTGGTGTCAGGTCGTCAAGATCGAGTGCGTCGATGCGGTCCACGATGCGCTGCGAGAGCGGTGTAAACATCGTCATCTGCATCTGCGGTGCCGCGTCACGCACGGGCAGGGCATCGCGCACCTGCTGCGACTCCGCGCGTTCGTGCAGCTTCAGCACCTCTCGCGCGCGGCTGACGACCGCAGAGGGCAGGCCCGCAAGTCGTGCCACTTCGATACCGTAACTCTTGTTCGCCGCCCCTGCTTCCACCGTATGCAGGAAGACGATGCCCCCAGCCGATTCGCGCACCGTCACGCGCACATTGCGCAGGTGCTGCAGCCGTTCTGCCAGCAGCGTGAGCTCGTGATAATGCGTTGCAAAGAGCGTTCGCGCGCCGATGCGATCATGCAGATGCTCCACAGCCGCCCACGCCAGCGAAAGGCCGTCATACGTCGCCGTGCCACGGCCCATCTCATCCAGCAGCACCAGCGAACGTGACGTCGCGGTGTTCAGAATCGCGGCTGTTTCCGTCATCTCGACCATGAACGTCGACCGGCCGCGAGCAACGTTGTCACTCGCGCCGATACGTGTGTAAACGCGGTCGACCAGGCCGAGCACCATGCGGTCCGCAGGAACGAACGAGCCACACTGCGCCATGATCGTCAGCAGCGCGGCCGTGCGAAGATACGTCGACTTACCGCCCATATTCGGACCGGTAATCAGCAGCAGCGAAGCTTCAGCCGCATCGTCGTCCGCAGCGCAAAGGTGCAGCGAGTTTGGAATGAAGCGACCTGAACCGGACTCTTCCATACGACGCTCAATCACCGGATGCCGTGCGGCAACCAGCTCAAGCAGGCCACTCGTGTTGACCTCCGGCTTCACCCATCCACGTAGGGCAGCGGTATGCGCAAAGCTGGCCAGCAGATCAACCTCTGCGGTATGACGTGCCGACTCGCGCACACGCGCTGCGGACTCGAGCACCTCTCGGCGAAGCTCGCCAAAGATGCGGCGCTCGATCTCCTGCGAACGCTCCTGCGCCGTGAGGATCTTTGTCTCCAGCTCCTTCAGCTCAGGCGTCGTGAACCGTTCCGCGTTCACCAGCGTCTGCTTGCGTTCGTAATCCGCAGGAACCGCCTTCGCATTCGCCTTCGTGACTTCGAGGTAATACCCAAAAACCGAGTTGAAACGAACCTTCAGCGAACTGATGCCTGTGCGTTCGCGCTCGCGCTCTTCAATGGCAGCGATGCGTTCGCGGCCCGAAGTCGAAAGCCCGCGCAGATCGTCAAGCTCCGCATCAACGCCCGCGCAAATATAGTTGCCATCTGCTAGCGTCACTGGCGGCTCTTCCACCAGCGTGCGCGTAATCAGTTCGTGCAGGTCCGCCAGCGGGTCAAGCGACCCGGCGAGCACCGCCCAGCGATTCCCCGCAGAGCCAAAGTCGGCAGCGGCCAAACGAACACCGGGCAATCGTGCCAGCGTCGCTCCCAGCGCTACAAGATCGCGCGGCCCGGCAGAGTCCAGCGCCACACGGCCGAGCAGCCGCTCCATATCCAGCACGCCTTCCAGCGAGCGCCGAAGCGCCTCCCGTCGGCGAAGATCCGCCACGCCAAGTCCAACCGCATCCAGCCGGGCCTTGATCGCTTCCAGCGACTGCATCGGCCGCAGCAGTTGCGAGCGCAGCAGGCGTTTGCCCATCGGCGTTCCGCAAGCGTCCAGCGTGTAGAAAAGCGTCGTCTGCGGGCCTTCGGAAGAGAACAGCGGATCGACGAGTTCGAGGTTGCGAACGCTCACCGCATCCAGCTCAAGGCAGTCGCGCTGCTCGTAATAGCGGATCGTATCCAGGTGCTGTAGCGCGCCCTGCTTGGTCGCTCGCAGGTAGTGAACAATTGCGCCGCCAGCGGTTGCGGCCGCCGCATGCTGGCCCAGCCCCATGCCCTCCAGCGAGTGAACGCGAAGCTGTTGCTGCAGCAGCGAAACCGCATAATCGGCGTGGAAGACCCACTCATCCAGCTCGGACTTCGAGCCGGAGATCAGCATCGTTCCGGCGGAGCCCTCTTCCTGCTTGGACTCCCCAAACTCTGCTCGCAGGCTCGCCTGCTGAGCGTCAGGCGAAAGCCCCTTTGCCGAAAGCACTTCGGCAGGTGACATGCGCGAGAGTTCATCCAGCGCCATCGCCCACGCATCGCTGCCCGTGAACTCGGTGGCGCGGAAGTCGCCGGTAGAAAGGTCGATAGAGGCCACGCCTACAGAAACATTTGAGCCGGAGCCAGCGGTGGCAAGCGCCGCCAGCCACTGCGACTCGCTGGCGGCCAGCGTCGAGTCCAGCGCGGTGCCGGGGGTGAGTACCCGTGTGACCTCGCGTTTCACGACGCCCTTGGCGAACTTCGGATCTTCCATCTGCTCGCAGATGGCGACGCGATACCCGAGCCGCAGCAACCGCTGCATGTAGCCACCCGCCGCGTGGTACGGCACACCGCACATCGGTACGGAGCGGGCCTTGTCGCGGGCGGTCAGCGTGAGTTGGAGCTCTCGTGCAGCGACCACGGCATCTTCATAGAAGAGCTCGTAGAAGTCGCCCATGCGGAAGAAAAGGAGCGCGTCGGGGTGAGCGTCCTTGGCGGCGCGGTACTGCCGCATGGCAGGGGAGAGGCTCTCGATGGGTTGGGCGGCGATCGAGCTCATGAGGTCTGACCCCAAGAATACCGCTCGCGCCGGTGTGGATTCCCGGCCTGAAACTCCTGAATCATGGTTTAGAGGCTGACATCCAGCGTGCGACGCTCGCGGCTGGACTCCACGGCCAGCTCAAGCAGCCGGGTTGAGCGGAACGCGTCCTCCGCCGGGATCGCCAGCGGCGCTGTCCCCAGGATGGCGTCCCGAACGCTGGCGTAGAACCGCCGGTAATCACCGGTCTCGGTCGGCAGCTTGCGTGTGTCGAGCTGGACCGGCTCTGCGGTCTGCGTCGCCACGGACAGCAGCCCCCACGCGGACTCGATATCCGGCAGCCACTGGGTGGAAGAGTCCTGCGACGGTACCGTCGCCCCGCCAATCAGGGCTGGCTCCTGCGGGTCGACGCCGAATTTGGTATAGCTGCCGCGCGTCCCCTGCACGACAAAACGCGGCTGGGCCTGCGCGGAGAGCAGTGTCGCCTCGCACAGGTAGCGCAGCGTGTGGCCGCTCGGCAGGTCGTACTCCAGCGTGAGCGTAAAGGCATCGTCGATGTTGGTCTGGTCGCGGTCTTCGCGAACGGAAGCCGTCAGGCGTTGCGGCGTGCCAAAGAGCGCGACCGCCTGATCGACAACATGTGGGCCCAGGTCGAAGAGCAATCCGTTGGTCAGACCGCCGGTTTCCTTCCAGGTCCCAGGCCGCTGTTCCGGGCGGAAGCGGTCAAAACGCGAAGTGATCTGGACGATCCGCCCCAAAGTGCTCTCGCGAACCAGCTTCTGGACGGTGAGAAAGTCGCCATCGAAGCGGCGGTTTTGAAACGGGGCGAGCACCAGCCCGCGGGCATTGGCCAGCTCAATCAACTCCCGGATCTGAGCGGAGGTCGTTGCCATCGGCTTGTCGACAACCACGTGTTTTCCGGCCTCCAGC carries:
- a CDS encoding Gfo/Idh/MocA family oxidoreductase, coding for MSQSKRTLRAAVIGYGLGGRVFHCPFLQAVPGLELAAIVQRHGDTAAAAWPEATIFRSVEEMLADPTIDLVAVTTPNESHFPLAKAALEAGKHVVVDKPMATTSAQIRELIELANARGLVLAPFQNRRFDGDFLTVQKLVRESTLGRIVQITSRFDRFRPEQRPGTWKETGGLTNGLLFDLGPHVVDQAVALFGTPQRLTASVREDRDQTNIDDAFTLTLEYDLPSGHTLRYLCEATLLSAQAQPRFVVQGTRGSYTKFGVDPQEPALIGGATVPSQDSSTQWLPDIESAWGLLSVATQTAEPVQLDTRKLPTETGDYRRFYASVRDAILGTAPLAIPAEDAFRSTRLLELAVESSRERRTLDVSL
- the mutS gene encoding DNA mismatch repair protein MutS codes for the protein MSSIAAQPIESLSPAMRQYRAAKDAHPDALLFFRMGDFYELFYEDAVVAARELQLTLTARDKARSVPMCGVPYHAAGGYMQRLLRLGYRVAICEQMEDPKFAKGVVKREVTRVLTPGTALDSTLAASESQWLAALATAGSGSNVSVGVASIDLSTGDFRATEFTGSDAWAMALDELSRMSPAEVLSAKGLSPDAQQASLRAEFGESKQEEGSAGTMLISGSKSELDEWVFHADYAVSLLQQQLRVHSLEGMGLGQHAAAATAGGAIVHYLRATKQGALQHLDTIRYYEQRDCLELDAVSVRNLELVDPLFSSEGPQTTLFYTLDACGTPMGKRLLRSQLLRPMQSLEAIKARLDAVGLGVADLRRREALRRSLEGVLDMERLLGRVALDSAGPRDLVALGATLARLPGVRLAAADFGSAGNRWAVLAGSLDPLADLHELITRTLVEEPPVTLADGNYICAGVDAELDDLRGLSTSGRERIAAIEERERERTGISSLKVRFNSVFGYYLEVTKANAKAVPADYERKQTLVNAERFTTPELKELETKILTAQERSQEIERRIFGELRREVLESAARVRESARHTAEVDLLASFAHTAALRGWVKPEVNTSGLLELVAARHPVIERRMEESGSGRFIPNSLHLCAADDDAAEASLLLITGPNMGGKSTYLRTAALLTIMAQCGSFVPADRMVLGLVDRVYTRIGASDNVARGRSTFMVEMTETAAILNTATSRSLVLLDEMGRGTATYDGLSLAWAAVEHLHDRIGARTLFATHYHELTLLAERLQHLRNVRVTVRESAGGIVFLHTVEAGAANKSYGIEVARLAGLPSAVVSRAREVLKLHERAESQQVRDALPVRDAAPQMQMTMFTPLSQRIVDRIDALDLDDLTPREALTLLAELQHELKGSA
- a CDS encoding anhydro-N-acetylmuramic acid kinase, whose protein sequence is MKREYPKPKGLVVAGIMSGTSADGMDVALCRITPSRLGSTAEPPKLKLLAHRSFPYTTKVRAAVLAAMDAKDISVAELSQLNWRLGALYAEAVRKTLEATKMRADLVAMHGQTLYHQPTATTFLGAATRSTWQLGEASVLAEALGVPVISDFRPADLAAGGQGAPLVPMLDYALFRHATRNRILLNLGGIANLTAIPAGGDIDSVLAFDTGPANMIVDALMQHFTGKAFDRNGALAAKGSVVDSALEPLLALPYFSADPPKSCGREQFGKAFVEKFLKTPRLADSNAADAVATATAFTSRTVLDAYARFVWPHLGQRAPQALATELLVAGGGAHNRTLMRQLSEGFAQSGVKVTTTEALGLPIEAKEAAAFALLGWLTWHGLPANVPSATGAKRSAILGKVSYAG
- a CDS encoding ABC transporter substrate-binding protein codes for the protein MRVERRVRTFQCLAKGLLAACVLTAFAFSTTACERVQREPTTLRFLIESSPNNLDLRQGTDAQSERIGALIYDPLVHRDASFKLQPWLATSWEHPDALTWRFHLRRGVRFHDGSPLTSADVAWTIRSLINGTLISSKASAFANIASIETPDALTLVLHTSQPDASLLFNLSDGLFGVVRQGAGKDEGLHPDGTGPFRFVSQTQDKDVVLERNKAYWNGAPKIPRVRFEVTPDSITTALELKKGSGDVESNAITLDEVHALHGTPGVHIETSPSTTVLYAQFNVADPALRDPRVRQAIAFAIDRPALIAALWRGQAHEASSLLPPGHWARATDAELAQYPHSVTEAIALLDAAGLKPDADGIRLRFTLKTSTDETTRLLAQAVQQQLRAAGIELAIRPAEFGTFYADITHGAFQMYILRWTGASNLDPDIFRYAYSSASFPPKGGNRGHYRNPRIDALLAQAAATSDEAERRAAYVEIQKILAVDLPSIPLWYPNNEVLHTSRVTGIAPDATGSFSFLRSAQIR